From Girardinichthys multiradiatus isolate DD_20200921_A chromosome 13, DD_fGirMul_XY1, whole genome shotgun sequence:
actaAAGATTAACCATTTTCTGTAAACTATAGTAAACAATGTAGAACATCCCCACATATTTCCACAGAATCTGGCTAAaattatacacacatatatCACATCCATGAACGTGatgctgccctgcgatggactggcgacctctccaggatgtaccccgcctgGAGAGGCTGTACCCCGCCTGGAGAGGCTGTACCCCGCCTggagaggcggggtacagccTCTCCAGGCGtacagcatacagctcatgaaaacccaaaattcctatctcacaaaattagcatatttcatccgaccaataaaagaaaagtgtttttaatacaaaaaacgtcaaccttcaaataatcatgtacagttatgcactcaatacttggtcgggaatccttttgcagaaatgactgcttcaatgcggcgtggcatggaggcaatcagcctgtggcactgctaaggtcttatggaggcccaggatgcttcgatagcggcctttagctcatccagagtgttgggtcttgagtctctcaacgttctcttcacaatatcccacagattctctatggggttcaagtcaggagagttggcaggacaattgagcacagtgataccatggtccgtaaaccatttaccagtggttttggcactgtgagcaggtgccaagtcgtgctgaaaaattaaatcttcatctccataaagcttttcagcagatggaagcatgaactgctccaaaatctcctgatagctagctgcaatgaccctgcccttgataaaacacagtggaccaacaccagcagctgacacggcaccccagaccatcactaactgtgggtacttggcactggacttctggcattttggcatttccttctccccagtcttcctccagactctggcaccttgatttccgaatgacatgcagaatttgctttcattcgaaaaaagtactttggaccactgagcaacagtccagtgctgcttctctgtagcccaggtcaggcgcatctgccgctgtttctggttcaaaagtggcttgacctggggaatgcggcacctgtagcccatttcctgcacacgcctgtgcacggtggctctggatgtttctactccagactcagtccactgcttccgcaggtcccccaaggtctggaattggcccttctccacaatcttcctcagggtccggtcacctcttctcgttgtgcagcgttttctgccacactttttccttcccacagacttcccattgaggtgccttgatacagcactctgagaacagcctattcgttcagaaatttatttctgtgtcttaccctcttgcttgagggtgtcaatactggccttctggacagcagtcaggtcggcagtcttacccatgattggggttttgagtgatgaaccaggctgggagttttaaaggcctcaggaatcttttgcaggtgtttagagttaactcgttgattcagatgattaggttcatagctcgtttagagacccttttaatgatatgctaattttgtgagataggaattttgggttttcatgagctgtatgccaaaatcatccgtattaagacaataaaagacctgaaatatttcagttagtgtgcaatgaatctaaaatatatgaatgttaaattttcatcatgacattatggaaaataattaactttatcacaatatgctaatattttgagaaggacctgtacacgcCAGAAGCTCACTGACTGCTACGTGGGAGAAAGAGAATATGTTACAGAGTCATACCAGAGTCATACAATAAGAATTATCGCTGAGATCTAAGGTAAGCAAAGCTGTGTTATTTGTGTAACTGTTATAAAGTAAGACTTCTGGTCAGGAATTGTTGACTAACTTTAGTTAATAGAAGCCAGATGTAACGTTATCACAATACAAATCCAAGCAAACCAGCGCCTTTCATATGTAATGTTATTTATATTCTCGTTTGCTGATGTGCTTTGTATTCCTCTCCATTGCTTTTTTGTCAATAGTTACAAAATGAGAATTACGAGGCAGAAGCTGAGACAGAGCTAGACAGAGATGTATCAGGAGGCTGAGAGAGCCACAGAAAGAGAGCTAGTTAACTTTGGAGGGTGTGGCAGTAAGGCCCCAGAGCAGGAACAAGAGAAAGATGAAGATCCTAATAGTGAAGAAGAGCCTGAAGGAGACATGCAAGCAGAGTTTGAGACACAGACAGAGGATTCATGTGCATCCATTAGCACTGGACCATCAGGTTTGtgatgtgggaaaaaaaaatgcttaaagtgtgtgtttgagtgtgtgagagagaaCAGCTTTAGGAAATGTGCACTTTAATGAATGTTAAGATCATTTACACAATACAGAagaaaaaacctttattttcatgTGTGGATTATTATAACGAGtttactttttcttctctgtgtgtgtgtgtcttcatagaatataatatttttacatGTATTCTGTTTGTCTTTCTCCACAGATATCAGAAAACGTAGAGAAGTCCCACCGATGCAGCCAAACCTTAAATGAGGGGGGACAGATAGAGAAAACAGGGAATACACAAAAACTACAGGGGAGGTGCTGCTACTTACGGCCAAAACATGTCCCAAAGAGGTTACAATGAGTCTGTAGACTGATAAGTTTCACGGCCATTTTAACAATTGCTAACCCTGATAAAGCCgtaaaaaaaagttaacttCATCTCATAACGCAAATCACACAAGCATTTTAATCCAGAACGAGGTTCTGGATTGTTTAACAGATATGACTCGAACTGAAATTACAGAAAAAGTGAAAAGCAGTGAAGTCTTCAGGATCATGGCTGATGAAACAAAAGATGTACAGAAAAAGGAACAGATCTCTCTGGTGCTAAGGTATTACTTCAATGGAGCTATCCAGGAAGGTTTTCTCCATTTTGAGTCCACAGAGGAGCTGGATGCGGCAAGTCCTAGTGAGAAAATAATCCACATGCCAGAAAGTCATGGCCTAGAGTACCAAAGGAACCTGGTGGTTCAAGCTTCTGTCATGAGTGTCACATCCATTGAAGTGGCCACTGTCTAAATCTAGTTTAGTAAATACAGTCAAAGCTATCCCAGAGGCAGAGGAGTTCTTCTTCTTGCTAGAAAAACTTTACGTGTCCACATCTGGATCAGCTGGCCATCCTAAATGTCTAGCTATAGAAGGAGCACCAAGAGAGCCTCAGCGATTAAGTGACACAcgatgatgttttaaaagctgTAGATTTAGTTGAAGCTTTAGTTCAGACATTAAATGACTTCAGGATTTGTTTGTTAGAAATCACCAAAACCAGAGAATGCAGTTGCTGCAATTTGAAATCATATATAGGAAAGAAGACTGGGATACAGATACCATCTAGACTAACCTAAAAAGGCTATAGTGGATGCACGTATtcgtttattttcttttcattgtcGGTattgttactgaaataaataactgtgTTTTTTCATACTCTATGTTGATCTAATTTTGTTGAAGGCTTGAACACTGCATTGCTGTTGCAGCCAATAAggaggttttattttgtttgctttacCAGTATTTTTGGACATTataaaaaacattcaataaagcTTAACTGCAACTAATACTTTTACTAGGACAATGTATTATTGTATAATTATTtagataaatttttttttgaatGCTTGAACACTTCTCACTCTCTATTGTCAGTGTTGAATGTGTCCCTCTGATAACACCCTTGGCCACAGCCTGGCCCCCCTAGTAAAATTGGTCTAGAACACCCTATGTATCAGTACCCCAGTTTTAGTAGCTttttcatctgtccatccatccatctataccTGCTTGTATAGATGCCCATCCTCAGCAGCCACTGGACAAGAGgcaggttacaccctggacaggccgccagtccatcacaaggcatcacagagacacacaggacaaacaacaatgcacacacctaagggcaatttggtcaagtcaagtttatttatatagcacttttcagcaacaaggcactcaaggcgctgtacatggTGTAACCACttaacctaacagttatgtctttggactgtgggaagacgTACCCAGACAGAATCCAatcatgcacaaggagaacgtaaactccatgcaaaaagaccccagCCGGGATTCGAACCTAGATACTTCTTGCTGGAAGGCAACAGTTCTACCAACTTGACCCGTGCTGCTCTTtcgtctatctatctatctatctatctagaaACACCATCTTAGATTAGTTATATTTAACATTAGGTTAGttatatttagtttgttttagttattaaataagttaaataaataaataaatttaatttgatgAAACTTGCAAAGTTAAGACGTAATATTAAACATGGGCGTATCAAAGAGGAATATGATTTGAATCTACCGACTCCACCCAGCATAGGTGAGATGGAGGTCCAGACTCCGATGCTGCTTTGGCGGATCCTCTGTCCTGTTGCCAGCTCCAGGTAGAGCAGGGGGAGGCCCTCAAACCCCAGAGTAATCAGGTAAGGGATGAGGAACGCTCCTGTACTATTTgatgtttaatattaaaacaatacaaaaatcttaaattattgttattattattagtagtagtttATTTCCACGTGTGATCAGACCGGGGCCACAACAACAAACTGTTTCTTGTTGGCTATTGGTGAACTACTGACAGTATGAGGCTTTCTGATTGGACGCACATACCAAACTGAATTCTCATTGGCTAACGGTAAGGCGGGTTAGTGAGTTCAAGGCACGAAGGAGTTTGCTTGCTAGCCAACATCTAGGTCGTGTCTAACCTGAGTTACGGGGCTCTAAGTCATTATGTCTGCGGCTGATATGTCCGCTGTGCTGAACATCCTCCGGTCTCTCTATCGGCACATAAAGACGCTGGAGGAGTTTGTAGACTGCATCGTGTTCAGTGAAGGAAAGAGACCGGTACTGGTTGAGCAGTCAGACTCGAACCGCTTCAAAGCTTTTGTCAGAGggttgtttgtgtgctttgACAAGGAGCTACAACAAGTCCCCAGCTGCAGCCAGGTAAGATGAGCTCAGCAGGTTTGTGAAGAGGACACCAAACACCTCACCATTAGTGGATCATTACTGTGAACGATTGCAACTGTAAACATTGACTAGTGATTCAACAAATCAGTAACAGCTACATTGTCTTTCAAAAATATGtctccccccctttttttttttttttttgtcacattgcaagtGCAGACTTGAATAGGTTTTATGTCATtggtcaacacaaagtagtgcagcaTTAAACAGCTTAGGGGGCTTCTGGATGTACatggttgcattggattttatttacatgtGTATGGAGACTCATGCAaatgcacacttttcagatttctattaggaaaatatatgttttatttgaatttgatGTAACATACAAACGCAGAGTAGTACACAACTGTGAAAATATAAAGGGCTTTGTCAAAGAATTCATACGTTTTCCACAGCAGCCCCCCAAAAAACCCCTTGCATTGGTCAGCTAAATCCTTTTAAGGCATCAGTTTTTCTAATAATGACTTATTTTCTATTTCTGGTAGATTTGCACTCTACCAGAACTCCTTGCTTTTGTTCTCAACACCAtgaaaaggaagagaagaagaaacgTCCTCGCACACGGCTACAACCTGCTGGCCCTCGCGCAGGAGGATCGGAACGCAGACCATTTTAAATTCCAGGGAGATGTAACTCAAAGTGCCGCCTACGTCCATGGCAGTGACCTGTGGAAGAAAGTCACTTTACGCCTGGGCACAGACACCACGCGGTACCTGCTGGAGAGCTGCTCTATATTTGTGGCGGTGCCCCCTTCGTGCGTTTTCCAGGTGTGTGGCGTCCCGGTGTATGACAGGGTGTCCATGAGCCCTTCCTCGAGTGGGTTTCGTCTTCAGGCTCGATTTAGGAAGCGTAGTTTCTCTCAGTTTGGAAGAAATCAAAGGTCACTGACCTACTGTGGAAGACAGGAGGTACAGAATCTGGCTGAAAGCAAGATAAGGAGAAGAAAGGAAAGAGTGAATAAGAGGAAAAGAAAGAGGGGACTCGatcagctggaggaggagacgGTGACTTTCGCTGGAAAGAGGAGAAGGTTAGCAAACAAAGAGAGCGTTCAGGAACAAACAGTTGAGGAAAGATCGGCCATGTCTTTCAAACCAGCCCTGTCTAGGAGAAACGTGGAAAATGGTACGACTGGCTTCAAACAGCCAGTTGAGATGCCAACAGCTTCGCTTCCCTTGGAGGGTGGTCTCAGTTGGAGATCAGGGGTTTTTCCCCCTTTGCCGCCCTCACAATGTTTCATCCGCACGCTGGGATTGATGTATGGCAACAGAGGCCTGCACAGCTTCCTTCTCAACAGGAAGAAAAAGAGTGCCGATGGATCCAGAAAGTTACAAGGAAAAGACTTAGTACGAATTGTCTTCTTTGAAGGGTTGATGTATTTAAACGGTCTAGAGAAGAAACCAAAGAAGCTTTCCCGGAGGTTCTTCAACATGGTTCCCCTCTTTAATCGGCTGTTACAGCAACACAAGAAATGCCCATACAGCAAGATTCTGCAGAGGATCTGCCCCTTGCTTCAAGAGCGTAACCCAGGACCCAGAGAGTTGAACTCCCTTTTACCTAAACACTGTGCACCCCATCGGGTCTACCTGTTTGTCAGGGAATGTCTCTCTGCTGTGATTCCGCAAGAGCTGTGGGGCTCTGACCACAACCGGATTCATTTCTTCGCCAGAGCCAGGGGCTTCCTGCACAGCGGCAAGTTTGAGAGGCTGTCGCTGGCTGAGCTGATGTGGAACATGAAGGTGAATGACTGCAACTGGTTGAAGATCAGTAAAACAGGCAAGTCAGACATGCTGTCAGATTGTTTTGTTGTTAGGTTGCTGTTAAAGGTTGCTCTAAAACTGGACAATTTTCAGCCTGATCGGAAACTGAATGTGGAAACATCGGCAGCCTTTTGAAAATATCAGAATTGTGTCACGATGTATTATTTACACAGAACATTTTAATACTGCTCCACAGTTCTCATATTAGCCACTAATGGCTAATATGAGAAGTATGAGTAGCTTAAAATGCTAACTCCCGTAtatcatttcatatttttatttaaattcttatgttttatatttatttttctcttataATCCACTGGTGAGTCAGTGCAATCTATTTTCATTCGATGTCTAACAGCCGGTGtttcttttcaaatgaaaagaCAGTGACAGGAAACCTTGTTTTACAGCAACCGCTCTGTCATTGTTCTTCGACCACTCACTGCAGGAAGCCCAGAAAGACATTCTGAATTAAAATCAtagtttttaaagagaaaacgTAATCGCCTAAATTTGTCTCGACAGGTCAAAGTTTTTACAAAACTGGACACCGTGACTTGGGCATAAAACTCTTGATTGTTGCATGTTTAATTGCGGTTTGTGTTCCTAATGTCCTGACCAGGTCATCTTCCCTAGCAGGCCGAATCCCACCTAGTGAGCTCGCATATCGGACGCAGATCCTGGGTCAGTTACTGACGTGGCTTCTGGATGGCTTTGTTGTGGGTCTCGTCCGTGCCTGTTTTTACGTCACAGAGAGCGTGGGGCAGAAGAACGCCCTCAGGTTCTACCGACAGGAAGTCTGGGCCAAACTTCAGGACTTGGCTTTCAAGTATACACTTAGACAGTCCCATACAGAAACCAAAGTTTAGATACATATCAGACAGCTTCAGCAAAATACAGTTAATCaaaaaatggtttgttttgACAGAGGGCATCTCGCTAAAGGCCAGATGGAGGAGTTATCTCCGGCGCAGGCTGCATCTCTCCCTAAAGGCACTGTCATCTCCCGACTTCGCTTCATTCCCAAGACAGACGGCATGAGGCCCATCACACGAGTTATAGGAACAGATCCCAAAACGAGGGTAGACTGATGCTGAGAGATATTTTACCTTAGTTTTTACAGCTGTGAGCAGATACAGTTTTTGAAGCTTAATGTCTCCCCCAGATGTTCCAGGCACGGGTGCGGGACTTACTGGACATGCTGAGGGCCTGTGTGCGCTCCAGTCCTTCCCTCCTTGGCTCCACAGTGTGGGGGATGACGGATATTCACAGGGTGCTGAGCTCTCTGGCCCCAGCCCAGAAAGACAAACCTCAACCGCTCTACTTTGTGAAAGTAAGCCATTCAATCTGAtagctttgttttctgtcatgaccttaataaattaaatacattgagaaataaaagtttagaaaaaaaaaaaaaaaaaatcaaaatcaaggAAGATTTGTACcttctttttatttgtctatCTTACAGGTGGATGTGAGTGGAGCCTATGAGAGCCTGCCACATGACAAACTCATAGAGGTGATTGGCCAGGCCCTGTCCCCCATCCAGGATGAGCTCTTTACAATCCGCCGCTATGCCAAGATCTGGGCAGATTCCCATGAGGGCCTGAAAAAGGCCTTTGTTAGACAGGTACCGTTATACACACAACCATGTGCTCATGTAGTGTATGTTGTTTTGCAAAAAGTTGAGGTTTGTTTTACATTATTCatttaacataaataataaaccttAAAAAAGAA
This genomic window contains:
- the tert gene encoding telomerase reverse transcriptase is translated as MSAADMSAVLNILRSLYRHIKTLEEFVDCIVFSEGKRPVLVEQSDSNRFKAFVRGLFVCFDKELQQVPSCSQICTLPELLAFVLNTMKRKRRRNVLAHGYNLLALAQEDRNADHFKFQGDVTQSAAYVHGSDLWKKVTLRLGTDTTRYLLESCSIFVAVPPSCVFQVCGVPVYDRVSMSPSSSGFRLQARFRKRSFSQFGRNQRSLTYCGRQEVQNLAESKIRRRKERVNKRKRKRGLDQLEEETVTFAGKRRRLANKESVQEQTVEERSAMSFKPALSRRNVENGTTGFKQPVEMPTASLPLEGGLSWRSGVFPPLPPSQCFIRTLGLMYGNRGLHSFLLNRKKKSADGSRKLQGKDLVRIVFFEGLMYLNGLEKKPKKLSRRFFNMVPLFNRLLQQHKKCPYSKILQRICPLLQERNPGPRELNSLLPKHCAPHRVYLFVRECLSAVIPQELWGSDHNRIHFFARARGFLHSGKFERLSLAELMWNMKVNDCNWLKISKTGRIPPSELAYRTQILGQLLTWLLDGFVVGLVRACFYVTESVGQKNALRFYRQEVWAKLQDLAFKGHLAKGQMEELSPAQAASLPKGTVISRLRFIPKTDGMRPITRVIGTDPKTRMFQARVRDLLDMLRACVRSSPSLLGSTVWGMTDIHRVLSSLAPAQKDKPQPLYFVKVDVSGAYESLPHDKLIEVIGQALSPIQDELFTIRRYAKIWADSHEGLKKAFVRQADFLEDNMGSTNMKGFLMSLQKSGKLHHAILVEQHFCSDLRGREASQFFTQMLTGSVVQYGKKTYHQCRGIPQGSVVSSLLCCLCYGHMENVLLKDITENKGCLMRLVDDFLLITPDQHQAQTFLKILLAGVPQYGLVVNPQKVAVNFQVSGSVGSCPSIRVLPPHCLFPWCGLLLDTHSLDVYKDYSSYAGLSLRYSLTLGSFHSAGQQMKRKLMAILRLKCHAVFLDLKTNSLEAVYSNIYKLVLLHACRFHVCAQSLPFGQTVAKNPLYFLQMIWDLARYANKLIRSSNKGLILGSKTQRGMVQYEAVELLFCLSFLLVFSQHRRLYKDLLIQLHKRKRSLERRLGDLRLARVRQASNPKTPMDFLAIRM